The following coding sequences lie in one Ictalurus furcatus strain D&B chromosome 7, Billie_1.0, whole genome shotgun sequence genomic window:
- the LOC128609825 gene encoding transmembrane protein 125-like: MTNLKTERPKQDIEDQVELWWFGEPCISLLCYTSSVALVLGLGTGGVALLSSAGSAEVSSAVWRLTVGSALCILALVLVLKQLLSSAVQDMGCVRSRRRIVQLRSGGSVDPSLLLAIGLALMLGGATVLLCLASSHMLLTGTLLLSSGGAVVLSVVAYGAMKHVWERRERRRRRIHRRVRVYTVAGQRSHMWRDSTSSQAGLI; the protein is encoded by the exons ATGACTAATCTGAAGACGGAACGGCCGAAG CAGGATATTGAAGATCAGGTGGAACTGTGGTGGTTTGGTGAGCCATGCATCTCCCTGCTCTGCTACACCTCCTCTGTTGCCCTGGTGCTCGGCCTCGGGACAGGCGGTGTGGCACTCTTGTCTTCAGCCGGCTCTGCGGAGGTGTCCTCGGCTGTGTGGCGCCTCACCGTGGGCTCCGCCCTCTGCATCCTGGCCCTCGTACTCGTGCTCAAGCAGTTGCTTAGCTCGGCCGTGCAGGACATGGGCTGCGTGCGCAGTCGGCGACGCATCGTGCAGCTGCGCAGTGGTGGAAGCGTCGATCCATCTCTGCTGCTTGCCATCGGCCTGGCGCTGATGCTCGGTGGTGCCACGGTGCTGCTGTGCTTGGCCTCGTCACATATGCTGCTCACAGGGACGCTTCTCTTGTCTTCTGGTGGCGCCGTGGTGCTGAGCGTTGTGGCGTACGGAGCGATGAAGCATGTGTGGGAACggagagaaaggagaaggaggaggatacATAGAAGGGTGAGGGTGTACACAGTGGCAGGACAGAGGAGTCACATGTGGAGAGACTCCACGTCAAGTCAAGCTGGTCTGATATGA
- the LOC128609826 gene encoding transmembrane protein 125-like — protein sequence MSGLMFLQQDIEDQVELWWFGEPCISLLCYTSSVALVLGLGTGGVALLSSAGSAEVSSAVWRLTVGSALCILALVLVLKQLLSSAVQDMGCVRSRRRIVQLRSGGSVDPSLLLAIGLALMLGGATVLLCLASSHMLLTGTLLLSSGGAVVLSVVAYGAMKHVWERRERRRRRIHRRVRVYTVAGQRSHMWRDSTSSQAGLI from the coding sequence ATGTCTGGGCTCATGTTCCTGCAGCAGGATATTGAAGATCAGGTGGAACTGTGGTGGTTTGGTGAGCCATGCATTTCCCTGCTCTGCTACACCTCCTCTGTTGCCCTGGTGCTCGGCCTCGGGACAGGCGGTGTGGCACTCTTGTCTTCAGCCGGCTCTGCGGAGGTGTCCTCGGCTGTGTGGCGCCTCACCGTGGGCTCCGCCCTCTGCATCCTGGCCCTCGTACTTGTGCTCAAGCAGTTGCTTAGCTCGGCCGTGCAGGACATGGGCTGCGTGCGCAGTCGGCGACGCATCGTGCAGCTGCGCAGTGGTGGAAGCGTCGATCCATCTCTGCTGCTTGCCATCGGCCTGGCGCTGATGCTCGGTGGTGCCACGGTGCTGCTGTGCTTGGCCTCGTCACATATGCTGCTCACAGGGACGCTTCTCTTGTCTTCTGGTGGCGCCGTGGTGCTGAGCGTTGTGGCGTACGGAGCGATGAAGCATGTGTGGGAACggagagaaaggagaaggaggaggatacATAGAAGGGTGAGGGTGTACACAGTGGCAGGACAGAGGAGTCACATGTGGAGAGACTCCACGTCAAGTCAAGCTGGTCTGATATGA
- the LOC128609823 gene encoding cilia- and flagella-associated protein 57 — translation MDYWVKQQDNVMENRIYDLKKKNDELEKFKFVLEYKVKELKKQLEPRENEVKEMKEQVHEMEAELEQFRKKCTQLDLTISELKLKLKAATKERQKERQRVQDVQAVLHRFKTDLHNCVGFIQEPKKLKESIREIYDRYVQQSDVVEIVGVDADVQREYSRQREHMERNVNSLKKKLAKDIKVHEAKNIKLMKENVFLIKEVNDLRTELRLMRAQIHEYETQRGFSKNKSATRIKSPSSDSSRLNFEGEAERIIQLQRLEIQRLRQEVLQCQGQGQGQDQSFVLPSNIKLPALTT, via the exons ATGGATTATTGGGTGAAGCAACAAGATAACGTTATG GAAAACCGCATCTACGATCTTAAGAAGAAGAATGATGAGCTGGAGAAGTTCAAATTTGTGCTGGAATACAAGGTCAAAGAGCTGAAGAAGCAACTCGAGCCACGAGAGAATGAAGTGAAGGAGATGAAGGAACAGGTCCATGAG ATGGAGGCTGAGCTGGAGCAGTTCCGTAAGAAGTGCACTCAGCTGGATCTTACCATCtctgagctgaagctgaagctcAAAGCCGCGACCAaggagaggcagaaagagaggcagagg GTCCAAGATGTACAAGCTGTACTGCACAGGTTTAAGACCGATCTTCACAACTGTGTGGGCTTCATCCAGGAGCCTAAGAAGCTCAAGGAGAGCATTCGAGAGATTTATGACCGCTACGTCCAGCAGTCAGATGTG GTGGAGATAGTGGGAGTGGACGCTGATGTCCAGCGAGAGTACAGCAGGCAGAGGGAGCACATGGAGAGGAACGTGAACTCGCTCAAAAAGAAACTAGCAAAGGACATCAAAGTGCACGAAGCGAAGAACATCAAGCTCATGAAG GAGAATGTCTTCCTTATTAAAGAGGTTAACGATTTGAGGACAGAGCTGAGGCTGATGCGAGCGCAGATCCATGAGTACGAAACCCAGAGAGGCTTCAGTAAGAACAAGAGTGCCACGCGCATCAAGT CGCCGTCCTCGGATTCATCACGGCTGAACTTTGAGGGCGAGGCCGAACGCATCATCCAGCTGCAGCGCCTCGAGATCCAGCGGCTGAGGCAGGAAGTACTGCAGTGTCAAGGTCAAGGTCAAGGTCAGGATCAAAGCTTTGTCTTGCCGAGCAACATCAAACTACCTGCCCTTACCACATAA